The Cryptomeria japonica chromosome 2, Sugi_1.0, whole genome shotgun sequence region TTATTGGGGGATACATGGCTGGCCTGGAATAGCTCAGAAATAGAATTTTGGGGACTGGGCTGAGATAGCCATTTTGGATATGAATTTGCTGTTgtattcaatcaagttcaggaataAAAGGATTTTTTTCCTTGCTGCTATCCTTTCTGTATGCAGGATTTGTTTCTTCGTCCATTGTGAGTTAAAAGAGTATAGGGCGGATAATACTTGGAGTATTTGCATTAGCTGCTATGCTGTGTTTTTTATTGTTCTGTTATATATATTATCAGTGAGAGCAGAGTAATGGACTTGCAGCAACTGAGGTTGTCTGCATTGAGATCCTACCTTAGTGATGATCCAAGCTTTAAAGAATACACACAGACATGATGTTCGTTAGAGAGTGAAATTAACACATGGGaccaaaaaccaattaaaaaaaaacaagCTTTTGTCCAGAATATTAATAGGGGTTTTGAAGATAAATATCAGTTTACACAGAGAGAAGAAAGTATCAAATCTGCCTTAGAAGATAACAATGCACTTACACAAGCAATAAGATCTTTTGCTGCCATAAGTGACCTTCGACCACTTTGGCAACCCTGAAAGACAAAACCAGAACACAAATCAGCAGCATACGTACTAAAGTTATAGAAGCATACACATGAGAACCATAGATAAGAAACATTACACCCAACATATTGCAGGCATTGGCATACCACAAGTATTTCAGCATCCTTGCTGAAAAGTGACGATACCTCCTGGATGAAATTAGGGTTCTTTACCATCCCTGCATTTGTGCCAACAACCTTATCTCATAAATTACATATGTTCTGATACTTCTCTGAGGTCTAATAAGCCAAATTATTATAGAAGCCTCACATACCTTGCATAGACTTTagaatggaaatttgaaaaatatttgaggtactcaaCGTTTTGTAAATTTAAACTGACCTTCTCCTTCTTTGAACATGTATGGAACATTTATGGCATCTTCAACGTGACCAGCATTGAACTCCTCAGCTGTCCTGCGAACATAACGTGGATTAATTTACAGGTTATGTTTGAACTGCACAGCTTTTGAGAACATTCAGAGCAAATATACAGATATTCTAAAAGTTGTCTCTAAATACTTTGTTTGAGGAGGAACGAATTGTAAGGATAGCAGGTTACTTGGTCAAAATACACAGCAGAAGAAACTCGATCAGCAAGTATTAGTGGTCGCTCTTGATTTGCTTCTACGTTTTATCAGTTGGTTCTTTAGCGGTCATTGTGTTGTCCTCAAATATGGATTTCATAGACTGCCTGATTTCTTGGATGTCATTGAAAATCTTCATTCATTGATTCATTCACTACTAAAACGATTAAAAAGCTGTATCATTTTCGAGAATGGGAGTTGCTCATTTCCCTCCTATGATCAACACAAAGTTtccattcccatatatatatatgcacaacaTTGAGCTTTATGGTATACAACGTGTAAATTTAAGTGGCGAGGGATACCACCAACATGATTAACTGTCAAATTATTATCCTCATTctaacataaaaaatattattagaaGCTAAGAGCTCATTTCCGCCCCTACAGGGATTATATTGACAAAGCGTGCCAAGTATCCTGCTGGCATGTATTcagaataaaaataaattaaatccaCTACTTCGTCGTAATCCATTCGGACAAATGTTAAAGAAAATCAACCTTAAAAGAAGAGATTGAATGTGGGTGCTTACACTTCAAGATGGCTTATAACATGCCAGGAGAAGAGCTGTATGACAATGGGGCGAGACAACAAGACTCCACCAGTGCCAAAAACCCAGTATCTGTCACCCATGCTATTTTATTCTATTTGGATAATTGTACTTCCAAGACAATAAGCATTCACACTGTATTCTTCCTACATACATGAGCTGTCATTATGGTTACCTCTATGAAGTTAAGGAAAACATAATATTCATCTATGCCGACTGGAGGCAGTTAAATGTAATCTTCCTTAACCATTTTTTCCTTTGcatcattttcttttaaaatttcaaTCATTGTTAGTTTAAATTTTCTATGGGCCTATTCActgcaaaaaaaaaagattaataCTGGTTGTTTGATCCTCAAAGACATAAAGAGCATAATTACAGACCTGGAAATATCTTTTGTGGTCATTTCAAGGCATGTGCCCAAAGGGATGTAACATTCACATCAAACAACCACGTGGTGCAGTGGGGATTCTAAGGGTCTTCTAGATTGTGAGCAGTGCCTTCTAGAGTCTAGAGGTTTGTAAGCTTCTATGCTCCAAGGGAGCTTCCCCTTTGTTTCTTAACCATGAACATTGAAGATGTTAAAATGTAGCTTTTTATTGGTGCAGTAGATTTTTCTAAGCTAAATCTGCGTCTTTATGTAAATGTCTTTGATGCGCTGTTTACATTTTTTCATTGTTGTACATTGAGCTATATGTATTTCTGATTTCATTTACAATATAGTTGCCTGTATCTCTGATAAGAATCATTGGCAAGAGCATGGTAGAAGTTTTCGATCAAATTAAGCCACAAAAATATTGAGATTTAAAGCTGATGCTCAGATTCTGGCTTGGAAAATCCTACGTTGCAAGTTGCCTCTGGGAGAGAGATCAAAATCTATGATGGTTCAACCAGTCAAACGTTTTTTTTTTTGCTTAATGGAAATGTGAAGCATATATCTTGGGAATGCCGGTTTGGTTAAAAAATTAGAATGCTATTTTCAAAAATTTGCCTACGATTTTTTAGTATCACCTAAATTTGAATAAAGCTGTTTTGGGTGTGGGTTTGTATAGTAACATGGTGGCAGATACTGTGTGACATGCTATCTTGCTTCACATTTGGAAATTAGACGTTTACTCTGATGTTCTTTCCGAATTAGTTCTCTCTTTTCATAGCTGCAGCCTGCAGGGTGTATCTAAGAAGAATATAAAGATtgactttcaactccatcaaattAAAATACAAATCTTTCAGCTGCAAAAGGATAATATTATGTCATAAAGGTTGGGAAGCAGTCTTCATGTTGTTATTGTAGTTGTGTTGAGTAATGGTTGAGAGGCAGGCTTTGTGGTGTTACTGGAGCGGTGTTGGCTGCTGTTCGAAGACAATCGGGTGTTATGTTATTCTGATTTAAATGTTGTATATTTCACCGCTGCTTCTGATGGATGCTTTAGTTATTCCCTCAGCTGGGGACAGTAGTTCTTATTGTTCATGATTGCTTCATTTTGGTTGTCTTTGCTGATGTCGGTATTGTGGCTTCACCTTTCGCACAGCATGtctatgaaaaaaaaaagaagcagACAGTATGGGATTAATAGAAGCAAAAATAAGAGGCAGCAGCAACAATCGAGGATCAATAGGATAGCATATTGGCTATAATGACAGTTCAGTTTGAAGGCTTGTTTATTATGGTTTCCTGTTATTACTTGGGATTTTTTCTTCATCACAGGCTATCTTTGGAGAGCTGTTTACTCATTTATAATTCTGCATTGTTCAAGGCCCGGGGAAAAAAACACTCAGGCCTTGTCAATAATTTGTATGTTCTCATTCATTAGTAAGTTAATGAAACTCAACATACTTTTGTCAAATTTGAAGTTGCCGACAACAATTTGATGTCTACACAACTGAATATATATAGTCCAAGCACAAGAATTTACATGGATAGTCCGGCTTCCCCTTGTCAAAACGGATGTCCGCACAATTTAGGTCTCCAATTTCTCAACTTCAATATCATGCGCATTTCCACATCCTATGACAAGTTAAGAGTCGAGACCAACACAAAAAGGGTCACAACTGATGTCAAGAAGCCTCGTAtcaaatttcatatttatttgaatatCCTAAGAGAGAATTATAAGTTCCGAGCCGAAACTGCCTGCTTAATTTTTGCCGCTCACTATTAGGGCAGGTCCTCATgctgctgcttagcttattttggcaaGCAGCTCCTGCTCAAATTTTTTAGCAGCAATTTGTGGAGCTGGTGGCCTCATGAAAGTTGAATTTTGCTGCTTATAAAAACAAGCAGTtattttaaattctatttttaatataatatttaataataataaattttcacctaaattttagagaaaaaattagaaacataaaaaaagggaaaaaacattgTGGAGCCACTTGTCATTTTTCTCAATAAGCAGTTGCTGCTTATTTTCagccccccctttttttcaaagcttatttttaagttttaaccAGTGGCTGCTACACGAAAATAGGAAAAGATTCTAATTCATCCTTTCCTCTTAATTAAAAATTTCCATGGGAACACTCCAATTGCTTAATTTTAAGCAGATTTTACATTTAAGCAGCagcatggggacatggggttagTGTGTTAATATCTCATTAGACCTCAAACTCTCCCACGCAGAAAAGGGTGTGTTTTAAGCAAATAGAGCACTTATGTACCATGTTTCACAGGCATATAAATTGTCATTTGGAAGCACAACCACCAACGTACACAACTGTTAATTCTCTTTCTCAGAAAAGAGTCAAATTGTATTTGACCTGACTGACCATATTCAACTATAATATTAATCAATTCATGATGTGAAAATCAAAATTCTTTGGTTGCGTGTCTAAGCCTAGTTTATCCCCAAGAAATAATCCTGGGGAAAAAGTTTATCTTAAATGCGTAGACTGAAAACCAAAAATACTTCTCTCAAAGCCTCGAAACTAAAGTCGTTTCCCAAAAAAAATTAATCTTACTGCGGTTCCTACATCGACCAAAATTAGAGAGAGAAATAAAATGGTTGGCAGATAGTAGTACATTGGGTGGAAAAGGTTCACGACTTAATAATGAATAATGAACGTACAAGACTGAAGCTAGTGAAGCCATTACAAACCACAGTTGCGATATATTTCATTGCATACAAGAGATTGAAGATGGTGAATATTTACTTGTGACAATATTGATGGTTGAGAGTGCAATGCTAAAAAACTACTCTAAATGTCAGAGAATGCCTTGAAAGACTATGACAAATTTTATGTATAGCATTCTCACCTGCCCTCAAAGGGCTTATTAGTAGTAGAAGACATACTAAAGTGGAACGTAAGTAAATCTTGCAAGGACTATCAATCTGAAATGCGCCGACTTAGATGGTTCAAAACTTGACTCAGATGAATAGACAAATTCAGGCATCACAATTGGGCACTACCAGTAACCAGGGTCACTGGGGAAGCTCCACAGGCTTCCATCACAGGAGCGGTCGAACTTAACAAGGAAAATGCGGGAGTTACTTGGCTGGACACCTCTCCCTTGTGCTCACTAGGTGAAAGGGTTTTGCCTTACCTGAAAAGAAGTTGGTCTAAAAATAATGCCTCACTGAGAAAGAATAAAACCAAGGCATACACCAAACCTACACCTTACGAAGACGTTAGAGGAtgcaatctcaacatttccaagcaCTTAAACTacttaattattaatttttatccCCATTGAAACTacttaattattaatttttatccCCATTGAAACCacttaattattaatttttatccCCATTGATGCTTTTCAATGCAAATTGTATGCATATACTTTGGGAACCCATAATGAACAAAGCTAAAAGTTGAAGTACAAAACCGGAAAGGAAATAACCATTCACCTTACATCCAAATAACGCTGCCCAGCTTGGAGAAGCTCGTGGGCAACCTGTACAGGAACGCTCCTTGGTGGTGTCGTCTCCATAGACATCCTGGATGCTTGTCTTCtgaaaatgcaacaaaaattgGTGGACTGTAATCAAATATCAAAAGCAGAGTGTAAAGACGATGGCAGCCATTTTACAACTAATACTTTAATCATATACTAGAAACAGAACGTTAAGGAAATGGCAGTCATTTAATAGCCAATatgaaaatgtttgaaatttcAATCGTAGCAGTCAACATAATTTCTGGATTAACATATTACTATACCATAAACTGGTAAATTGTTACAGAGAATCGTTTAAAATCGCTTCTTAAAGTGCTAGTTAATAATTCCCATTGGATGCGGGGTTGAAAAATACAAGCAGCCCAGATGTATCTAAATAGACAGAGAGCACCACGGCAAACCAGTTTCCCTTTACATCATTATAGTTTCAATGTAGCATAAATCCTAATTGgctgtttaattttttaatttttttataatgattTTGTTATTAATTTTTGAAAGTACGATGGGAAATGGCTATCCAGCTTCTAGAATGCACTAAGTATCTAAGGAATGATGTCGTCTTGGAGCATTCTAAGAACTTGATAGCTGTGTGGATGAATGAAATATTAATGTTGAAATAATAACAACCCACTGACTGAAATATAAACCTAATTTAAATTCTTTTATAAGATAATTATACCAAAtacatttatatttaaaaaaatattttaaaataaaattgtgaAGCTCTTTTATGGTATCAATAACCATCTAAGCCTTTCATTTAAGTCCATATATAATATCTATAACCATCTTTGACTTCCACTTAACCTTTCTTATGGTGCTTATATATGGTTTGAATTCAGTAAAATATTATTATCATGTCCCCCACGTAATTAGCCTAAATGTTCTAATCCTTAAAAATTTACACAGAGAATTGTGAAGAGGCCCTGGTTTAAGGGCTGATGTAATTAGCACAAATGATTTATAGTTTATTGCTTAATATAGCCTTTAACATAAAATTGTGAATCTCTTTTAAGGGCcccaatttatgacaaattacatGACATGAAATTGAGCTAGTAAATGAAAAGAATCAATCACTCTCACAAGTCTTAcgagaaatccaataatgctctgtATAATACTGCTGAACCTGCTGGAATTGGGCAAGCGGAGAACTAGACCGATCAGTTCTACTGAACTATAATCAGCACGATTAAACCGATCAGATCTTCAATCGCATTCTGATTAATTCAGAAATCTGTTCGCAAATTTTGATTTAGTtcatgtgatgcaggagcatccagcgCCGTTCGAGGCAGCTCCCTATTTTACAACTGGCGTCTACGATTGGCACAATTTCTCTCATTAGAGTCGTCAGTTTCATCAAATTTCTAATTTCGTGTAATTTGAAGTGGCAGAATGGAGCGATTAGTGGTGGCAGTTATTGCTGGCGGCTTTGGACTATATTTTTGGCGTTTTCTTTAATGAATTTGCGAAGGCGTTTTCTTTATGAGTTGGCATTACTATCCATGGCAATATTCTTTGTAAAGTGTCAACCATGTTTGGCTGTAGAGAGGTAATTTTCTGATGGAAAGTTTTCTTTGGGGTTGGCCGTAGGTGTTAAAATAAAGCATATTCAGTCATATGTTTTTTTGAGAATTTATTGTCATTGTAAAAGCCTTATGTGCCTGTAGGTGATAGTTGTGTATTCCTGAGTTTTCTTTCTGATTCTATGTCAAGTATGTAATCGGATTTGATTAATAATGTGTTTTTTGAGTGGTGATTGTTTCCACAAATGTATAATAAAGAGTTGTATACGTGAGTGGCTACAAGGAACAGGCTGCCACTAATTTGATTCTCTCTCCTCAACTGTCCCACATGATGACTGTATTTACTAATTATTAATTACTCAGGACAAGTATCTTACTTAATGATATAAGATTTTCACAATCTATATTACTGTATAAGTTTTTGATATAAGATTTTCACAATCTATATTACTGTATAAGTTTTTGATATAAGATTTTCACAATCTATATTACTGTATAAGTTTTTGATATAAGATTTTCACAATCTATACTACTGTATAAGTTTTTGATCAATATTTTAGATCACACTGTATGGTCGTAATCATTAAACATGGTTCCTCCTCTTATTGTAAATAGACTTCAATTACTACGCAATCAAAATATAACTTCACCTCCAAAAAAATATTCTTTTTATAGTTTTAAATTCAACAATGGAAGAAGGATGTATAATATCTGTTCTGTGCTTCTATGGTTTAAGGAAATATTAGGTGCGATTTCGGGACCAGAACATACATTCATTTAGTTGtttttcaattctttcttcttggAATTTCTTTCATAAGTCAGTAATAATACATTATTTGAGTGTTCTAACAGTCAGTAACAGTCAGTCTTCTTTAAGCTTACCCTGAAAAATTCTCCCTGgtttaattacccattcatctaataaaaaaacaaaattaataatAGACTACAAATTCAAAACAGACGAATCCGCCACGGCAATACCAATTAAACGAATATTTCTAGGGGGTTTTGGGGAACCCTATTTAATACTGTGCCCTATAAAAATGTACGACACTGGATCATCAATAAAAGAAAATGAAGCAGAATACTAAAGATCAGTAAAGCAACAACAGTATTCAGAATCACGTTAAACTCTCCTACTCCTGAATACATTAGAAAAATCGGGAGAATTGAACATCTGATTTCTATTTCTCTCAAGATAGACAATTGAATGAAATAAATGCACTATTTGCTATTTGTAGaagaaattgctaagaaggatttGGGGAAAAGGCCTGCGCCTGAGGAAGAACAATAGACAATGACAAAGACAATACCTGGAACGGTGTGAAACTGGAGAGATAACTCTGTGTGAGAGTTGTGGCGAAGCGTTGGGAAGTCGAAAGGAAATTGTTGGCTTCACCTGGTGGATACGAGCATTACAGAGCAGAGCCGTTGGAGTTGGGGAAAGGGAAAATGAAAATGGAGATTGTGGGTGAGAGGAAAGGCTCCTTTCTACCTTCCATTTCCCGCTTATGTTGATTATATCCATTCTGCAACCTGCACTTGAGACTGGTTTAGCGGGGCCACCCTGTGGACGACAAACTTGGGGAGGCGAGATTTGTAACTCCCAACGTCATTTTCAGTGTCGAGATACGATTTAATtatgagataaataaataaaacaaagaaaacacGTCTTACGACGTAATCCGAGAAACATGGACAAAGTTGCATcgcttaatttttatttttattagttaATTTTGTTTTTATTAGTACCTGCCGCCAATGCAAGTTGTTTAGAAGCAAAATTAATTCAAAGTGAGAAATGTTTTTGAAAAGTtaatatttgaaaaaataaattattgtcAATCTAATTGGTTGAAAAGTTTCTAAATTTTGGAGCGttatttcaaaaaataataataatttttcatTATAAAACAAGGATGATTATTTTTGTGGTAGATTAAATTTGATGCTTCCActgttaaaaatatataaattatatttaatcaCATCTAACATATTATTATGTAAAATCATGTCTCATCTAAGAGACATATCTCTCTATACATGTCATCTATTTAAGGATCTTTAGATCCACTTATTTGAAAATACAAAAACCAATTTATACTCTCCAATTtagacaattggtatcaaagctaatagGAGTTAAAGATCATAACTAAAAAGAAGATTGTGGGTGCCAATATTGAAGTAAGACGATTTGAAAGAGATTATGAAAGATCcaaacaattcaaaatttcattagTTAGAAGTGAGGCACTGCCAGGGTAAATTGTCTTGATAAGAAGGAGATCGTAGAAGTAAAATATTACAGAATTTAAGTTTCAATGTCACATTGTAGCCAAATTAGCATTCTGAGGCATTGTGTTGCTCTTTATTTGGACAGGCACTTAACAAACCATCAAAAACATAAGCATCAATCTTGAATAGGCCATCACAATCTTCATCCTCAATTTGCAATTCTCTTCATGAGAAACAAAATTTGGCTACAATGGTTTATAGAAAAGAACCTATTCCAAACACTGACATGAATAAAAGTACTTGGTATCATGGAGTACATTATAACACTAAAGTAGACATAGTTTAGGATCCAAGACCATCTACATCACAAAGAGAATGAAAGAACGAATGTACAAATAATTTCTACCTAGCAAGTCTAATCCATCTTATAGTCTACCATCTCTATACCAGATAATCAAACTATCCAAACTCTATTTCGTCATTTATGACTTGCAATATATTCCTCATTGAAGTATAAGAAATCTCCTCAAACTATTTTTCAATATTAACAATAGAAATTGAGTGCATTTTATATGCAATCATTAGAGATATTACCATAATTTTTCAACAAAGAAAAGTTTATCATTTAAAACTCCAAATAGGTATCTGTAGATACCCAAAATTGACCACTTAGTTTGATcaatttatctatattttgttaATTCCCCatcatttatattaattaaataatatcttattgtttaattaatattCCCTATTTTTCTAAGGTCTAGCCTAAAGTAAATAACTATTTTTAATTATTTACTCTTATTCATGTCCCCtttcttaaaattaaataaataactttaatttatttaattcatccctTACATGTCTCATCCTTCAACTTTTTTAATTATCTTCTAATCTTCCACCTAATCCTCCATTAATAAACTTCACATAATTAATCCTTGATTAAGTGAAGTCAACCCTCCCATCAAATCAAGCACATGGGCCTTGTCCACTCTCAAATACTCTAAAGAaacttttaatttctttatttctatCACTTTCTCCCAAGTGTCTTTAAGACAAGATCTCATCCCACACTCCAAAGCACCAATCTCCCTCATATCTCACCTCATGGTGCCACATGACACCATCCCATGAGGTGAGATGTCTCATCTAATCTACACCATAGATCTTCATATTGCAATCTCAACCCCCCATCCTTTTCATTCAAAGTTGTACATGTCAATGACTTAACTATTTTTACCACTCCCACTCCTTTTGCAATTAAGCATTGTTATGCTATCAAAATCGTTAGTGAATGCACATCCAAattttgaacattttgaaaaaTCATCATAATGTGAGGTTTGATATAGTTTCATTTCATTAAATTATATGCATGTTTAACCTTATTTTACTAATCTAAGTGCTTgtttgttgtttattttgtttgatttttattattaaaatttgcTAATATTTGGGCAAATGTGAATCTACAAGGATGAATAAGTGTTGTGCTCTATACTTCCTTAGTCACCAAAAGGTGAATGCACTAAAAATTGAGCAAATGTTCTAAACCTTATGGATTCTTCTACAcaattgtttttccaaaactaCTTTTGGAGCCTTCAAAACAACAATTTAACAAAAACTGGATTTTTGTAATTCTAATCAAATGAGTGACTTTTCTTTAGCTAAGAGATGTTTGAAACCACCTCAAAACACtcaaaactcagaaaacaaaaaagaaaatatttttgaacaatGCAGAACGTGAACTTGTttcattaatataataataaaataataatataatatttaatatttacattttATTGATTCCTGTCAATCTTTTGCAATATAATAGAACATAGATTTAATACtaaacattaaataaattattttccaatctcctttaaccaaaaaaaaaatgttggaatGAATAATTTAtccataaaattataatattttaaaatgggACATGACAGTCCCTTGGGTTCACCTTATCTTCCAATATCCTTCcaaattaaactaattaaaaatgGGACATCGCAGTCGCCTTGATTCCCGTAAGGTTCACCCCAAACACCCCAAATCCTTTTGCGGGTCCTACAAAACCATCTCCGCTTTGGACCAAACCCATTCAGATATAGGGGGTTCCAAGGAAACCTGCAACAtatgtttttttaaatattttttaaaaattgtatattttttaatttttaatattcaaTAAATTTGCCAGTCATTGAGTGTTTTCTTGATTTTTGCTGTCACAAATTTTTGAAGTTTTTAAGCCAGTCGAGTAATTGCCAAATCTAAGTTTTTCAACTGTAGTATATATAACCGGTACCCAGAATACACGTACAAATAAGAACACGATGAAAGAATTAACTAGTAAAAATGACCGTTCAAAAGGATAAGTTTCAGGGTAAAGAACAATCAATAGATGCTTCTCTCATCCTATGCATGCAGTGGATTGGTTTTTGGCCCTGCTCTCACATTTCCTGCCAGAATTCCTCTTCTTTTATAGCTTTCGTTCTTCTGCCTCCACTATCTTTCCATTCAAGAGCCATAGGGTTTACCAACGAAACAATTCAATGTCATGAATTCCCCATGGTATTATTCAACAGCTCAATGTTATCAAGTTAACATCATGAACTAGCTGTCCAAAAAACTAGAAACAACACCTAATCTCGGAAactgaaagaaaacaaaaacaaatcttCTTACCACTGCGAGTCTGATACCATGGACATTGATACAGTGCAGGCTTGTGTTTAGGGTTTATTTTAATTAGAATTACCAATAATCTCCACAAGAACATTGCCCCTGTTTGAAATGATGGAACCGGTTCCCATCTCTCGCAACAATTTCTCTTGCAACAATCTTTAAAATAAACTTTGTTGCAGTGTGGAAGTCACCACAAACTTGAAGGTTCTTGACAATCCTAATTGTCATTCCAGGGGACATGTTT contains the following coding sequences:
- the LOC131058625 gene encoding rhodanese-like domain-containing protein 15, chloroplastic isoform X2 — protein: MSMETTPPRSVPVQVAHELLQAGQRYLDVRTAEEFNAGHVEDAINVPYMFKEGEGMVKNPNFIQEVSSLFSKDAEILVGCQSGRRSLMAAKDLIACEFTGITDVGGGYSAWVQSGFPVKMST
- the LOC131058625 gene encoding thiosulfate sulfurtransferase 16, chloroplastic isoform X1 produces the protein MDIINISGKWKVERSLSSHPQSPFSFSLSPTPTALLCNARIHQVKPTISFRLPNASPQLSHRVISPVSHRSRRQASRMSMETTPPRSVPVQVAHELLQAGQRYLDVRTAEEFNAGHVEDAINVPYMFKEGEGMVKNPNFIQEVSSLFSKDAEILVGCQSGRRSLMAAKDLIACEFTGITDVGGGYSAWVQSGFPVKMST